Proteins from a single region of Macrotis lagotis isolate mMagLag1 chromosome 2, bilby.v1.9.chrom.fasta, whole genome shotgun sequence:
- the LETMD1 gene encoding LETM1 domain-containing protein 1 isoform X3 has product MILADAKKARRIRALMAQKKLLFHQLSYRDMEHLRQFRRDVTKCLFVGIISIPPFANYLVFLLMYLYPRQLLIQHFWTSEQQLEFLDDYHARRKKSHPEILYCLEKTIPLVSDTTLQQHLTLLCTKVQNGAQPGVNDLLPLKKCFSDYPLDLSHLSTPHTKALSRAMLLTPYLPSVLLRYRLNKHTTVLHQLDKALKRLGIGQLTTQEVKSACYLRGLNSTHLAEDWCRIWLEQWLQFSCSLRNAEMSLLLHAVVLLSTNYPGTRH; this is encoded by the exons ATGATTTTGGCCGATGCAAAAAAAGCTAGAAGAATAAGAGCACTTATGGCCCAGAAAAAACTGTTGTTTCATCAGCTTTCATACCGGGACATGGAACATTTGAGACAG TTTCGACGAGATGTCACCAAGTGTCTTTTCGTGGGCATCATTTCCATCCCACCCTTTGCCAACTACCTGGTCTTCCTGCTGAT GTACTTGTACCCCCGGCAACTGCTGATCCAGCATTTCTGGACCTCAGAGCAGCAGCTGGAATTCTTGGATGATTATCATGCTCGACGAAAGAAGTCCCATCCAGAGATCCTCTACTGCTTGGAAAAGACCATCCCTTTGGTCTCTGATACGACTCTCCAGCAGCATTTAACACTACTGTGCACTAAG GTTCAGAATGGTGCTCAACCAGGTGTAAATGACCTGCTCCCTTTGAAGAAGTGTTTTTCTGATTATCCCCTGGACCTGTCTCATCTTTCTACTCCACACACG AAAGCCTTGAGCCGGGCCATGCTTCTCACACCTTACCTCCCCTCTGTTTTGCTGAGATACCGTCTGAATAAACACACCACTGTGCTTCACCAGCTAGACAAAGCTTTGAAAAGACTGGGGATTGGCCAGCTGACTACTCAGGAAGTAAAATCG GCTTGTTATCTCCGTGGTCTGAATTCCACCCACCTTGCTGAAGACTGGTGCCGAATTTGGTTGGAACAATGGCTACAGTTTTCCTGTAGCCTGAGAA ATGCTGAGATGTCCCTCTTGCTGCATGCCGTGGTCTTACTTTCCACCAACTATCCTGGGACAAGACACTGA
- the LETMD1 gene encoding LETM1 domain-containing protein 1 isoform X2, whose translation MAVSRVYWRRFPAPGPLFSLRRRSPVWGPPRPARLHLSPRADIRSVVSFFVAKTKAAHEKYNRFLERRFPRFYVVYSLFTKGIQMILADAKKARRIRALMAQKKLLFHQLSYRDMEHLRQFRRDVTKCLFVGIISIPPFANYLVFLLMYLYPRQLLIQHFWTSEQQLEFLDDYHARRKKSHPEILYCLEKTIPLVSDTTLQQHLTLLCTKVQNGAQPGVNDLLPLKKCFSDYPLDLSHLSTPHTACYLRGLNSTHLAEDWCRIWLEQWLQFSCSLRNAEMSLLLHAVVLLSTNYPGTRH comes from the exons ATGGCGGTGTCCAGGGTGTATTGGAGACGCTTCCCGGCCCCGGGACCCCTTTTCTCCCTGCGGCGCCGGAGCCCCGTTTGGGGGCCTCCCAG GCCGGCGCGGCTGCACCTCTCGCCCCGGGCGGACATCAGGAGCGTGGTCTCCTTCTTTGTGGCCAAGACCAAGGCGGCTCACGAGAAATACAACCGCTTCCTGGAGCGCCGCTTCCCGCGCTTCTACGTCGTCTATTCGCTCTTCACGAAAG GAATTCAGATGATTTTGGCCGATGCAAAAAAAGCTAGAAGAATAAGAGCACTTATGGCCCAGAAAAAACTGTTGTTTCATCAGCTTTCATACCGGGACATGGAACATTTGAGACAG TTTCGACGAGATGTCACCAAGTGTCTTTTCGTGGGCATCATTTCCATCCCACCCTTTGCCAACTACCTGGTCTTCCTGCTGAT GTACTTGTACCCCCGGCAACTGCTGATCCAGCATTTCTGGACCTCAGAGCAGCAGCTGGAATTCTTGGATGATTATCATGCTCGACGAAAGAAGTCCCATCCAGAGATCCTCTACTGCTTGGAAAAGACCATCCCTTTGGTCTCTGATACGACTCTCCAGCAGCATTTAACACTACTGTGCACTAAG GTTCAGAATGGTGCTCAACCAGGTGTAAATGACCTGCTCCCTTTGAAGAAGTGTTTTTCTGATTATCCCCTGGACCTGTCTCATCTTTCTACTCCACACACG GCTTGTTATCTCCGTGGTCTGAATTCCACCCACCTTGCTGAAGACTGGTGCCGAATTTGGTTGGAACAATGGCTACAGTTTTCCTGTAGCCTGAGAA ATGCTGAGATGTCCCTCTTGCTGCATGCCGTGGTCTTACTTTCCACCAACTATCCTGGGACAAGACACTGA
- the CSRNP2 gene encoding cysteine/serine-rich nuclear protein 2 isoform X2 codes for MDAFTSSSLKRKFEDVDVGSSISNSDDEISSSDSADSCDSLNPPSTAGFTPTSILKRQKQLRRKNVRFDQVTVYYFARRQGFTSVPSQGGSSLGMAQRHNSVRSYTLCEFAQEQEVNHREILREHLKEEKLHAKKMKLTKNGTVESVEADGLTLDDVSDEDIDVENVEVDDYFFLQPLPTKRRRALLRASGVHRIDAEEKQELRAIRLSREECGCDCRLYCDPEACACSQAGIKCQVDRMSFPCGCSRDGCGNMAGRIEFNPIRVRTHYLHTIMKLELENKRQVNRPPAPEEELPPVPSDLPGSQDSETQDFQEFIAENETAVMHLQSAEELERLKAEDSNGSSASLDSSIESLGVCILEEPLSVPEELCPGLTAPILIQAQLPPGSSVLCFAENSEHPPAPTVNEPSYLNNGPVVYYQVEQRSVLGIKEEPNSEVSEIPPPFPIEKDLSVFSLPATSLVACSPTDPDALCKPEVGKTPTSESLLPESCNPEGPECDDFRPTWSPPNLPFHTDSEEGCGVEQASGAVCDQDQPPKDSSLALPLPV; via the exons ATGGATGCATTCACGAGCTCGAGTCTCAAGAGGAAGTTTGAAGATGTGGATGTGGGCTCTTCCATTTCTAACTCAGATGATGAGATCTCTAGCAGTGACAGTGCTGACAGCTGTGACAGCCTTAACCCTCCTAGCACTGCCGGCTTCACAC CCACATCAATCTTGAAGCGGCAGAAACAGCTCCGGAGGAAGAATGTACGCTTCGATCAGGTGACAGTGTACTACTTTGCCAGGCGCCAGGGCTTCACCAGTGTGCCCAGCCAAGGCGGGAGTTCTCTGGGCATGGCCCAGCGTCACAATTCTGTGAGAAGCTACACGCTCTGTGAGTTTGCTCAGGAGCAGGAGGTCAACCACCGGGAGATCCTCCGTGAGCATCTGAAAGAAGAGAAGCTGCATGCCAAGAAAATGAAG CTGACCAAGAATGGGACTGTGGAGTCTGTGGAGGCTGATGGCCTGACCCTCGATGACGTGTCAGACGAGGACATTGATGTGGAGAATGTAGAAGTGGATGATTACTTCTTCCTGCAGCCTCTGCCCACCAAGAGGCGCCGGGCCCTCCTGCGGGCCTCAGGTGTCCACCGCATCGATGCTGAGGAGAAGCAAGAGCTTCGGGCCATCCGACTTTCACGGGAGGAGTGTGGCTGTGACTGCCGGCTATACTGTGACCCAGAGGCATGTGCCTGTAGCCAAGCAGGGATTAAATGCCAG GTGGATCGAATGTCCTTTCCATGTGGCTGTTCCCGGGATGGTTGTGGAAACATGGCAGGGCGTATTGAATTTAATCCAATCCGAGTCCGGACTCATTACCTCCACACCATCATGAAATTGGAGCTGGAGAACAAGCGACAGGTGAACCGTCCGCCAGCTCCAGAAGAGGAGCTCCCACCAGTCCCCAGTGACCTACCAGGCTCTCAAGACTCAGAGACACAGGACTTTCAGGAGTTCATTGCTGAAAATGAGACTGCTGTGATGCATCTCCAGAGTGCTGAGGAGCTGGAGAGGCTTAAGGCAGAAGACTCCAATGGCTCCAGTGCCAGCCTGGACTCAAGTATTGAGAGCCTCGGTGTATGTATCTTAGAGGAGCCTCTTTCTGTTCCTGAAGAGCTCTGCCCAGGCCTTACTGCTCCCATCCTCATCCAAGCTCAACTTCCCCCGGGCTCTTCAGTCTTATGTTTTGCTGAGAATTCTGAGCACCCACCTGCCCCAACGGTGAATGAACCCTCTTACTTGAACAATGGCCCTGTGGTCTATTACCAGGTGGAGCAAAGGTCAGTCTTGGGAATAAAGGAGGAACCTAATTCAGAAGTATCTGAAATTCCCCCTCCATTTCCCATAGAAAAGGATTTGAGTGTCTTTTCTCTCCCTGCTACCTCATTGGTGGCCTGTAGCCCCACAGACCCAGATGCCCTCTGTAAACCAGAGGTGGGGAAAACACCCACTTCAGAATCCTTACTGCCAGAAAGCTGTAACCCTGAAGGGCCTGAATGTGATGATTTCCGTCCTACCTGGTCCCCACCAAACCTTCCATTCCATACAGACAGTGAGGAAGGCTGTGGGGTAGAGCAGGCCTCAGGTGCAGTCTGTGATCAGGATCAGCCTCCTAAGGACTCATCTCTGGCACTCCCTTTGCCAGTGTGA
- the CSRNP2 gene encoding cysteine/serine-rich nuclear protein 2 isoform X1, translating into MDAFTSSSLKRKFEDVDVGSSISNSDDEISSSDSADSCDSLNPPSTAGFTPTSILKRQKQLRRKNVRFDQVTVYYFARRQGFTSVPSQGGSSLGMAQRHNSVRSYTLCEFAQEQEVNHREILREHLKEEKLHAKKMKVTLLIFRQLTKNGTVESVEADGLTLDDVSDEDIDVENVEVDDYFFLQPLPTKRRRALLRASGVHRIDAEEKQELRAIRLSREECGCDCRLYCDPEACACSQAGIKCQVDRMSFPCGCSRDGCGNMAGRIEFNPIRVRTHYLHTIMKLELENKRQVNRPPAPEEELPPVPSDLPGSQDSETQDFQEFIAENETAVMHLQSAEELERLKAEDSNGSSASLDSSIESLGVCILEEPLSVPEELCPGLTAPILIQAQLPPGSSVLCFAENSEHPPAPTVNEPSYLNNGPVVYYQVEQRSVLGIKEEPNSEVSEIPPPFPIEKDLSVFSLPATSLVACSPTDPDALCKPEVGKTPTSESLLPESCNPEGPECDDFRPTWSPPNLPFHTDSEEGCGVEQASGAVCDQDQPPKDSSLALPLPV; encoded by the exons ATGGATGCATTCACGAGCTCGAGTCTCAAGAGGAAGTTTGAAGATGTGGATGTGGGCTCTTCCATTTCTAACTCAGATGATGAGATCTCTAGCAGTGACAGTGCTGACAGCTGTGACAGCCTTAACCCTCCTAGCACTGCCGGCTTCACAC CCACATCAATCTTGAAGCGGCAGAAACAGCTCCGGAGGAAGAATGTACGCTTCGATCAGGTGACAGTGTACTACTTTGCCAGGCGCCAGGGCTTCACCAGTGTGCCCAGCCAAGGCGGGAGTTCTCTGGGCATGGCCCAGCGTCACAATTCTGTGAGAAGCTACACGCTCTGTGAGTTTGCTCAGGAGCAGGAGGTCAACCACCGGGAGATCCTCCGTGAGCATCTGAAAGAAGAGAAGCTGCATGCCAAGAAAATGAAG GTGACTTTGCTCATCTTTCGGCAGCTGACCAAGAATGGGACTGTGGAGTCTGTGGAGGCTGATGGCCTGACCCTCGATGACGTGTCAGACGAGGACATTGATGTGGAGAATGTAGAAGTGGATGATTACTTCTTCCTGCAGCCTCTGCCCACCAAGAGGCGCCGGGCCCTCCTGCGGGCCTCAGGTGTCCACCGCATCGATGCTGAGGAGAAGCAAGAGCTTCGGGCCATCCGACTTTCACGGGAGGAGTGTGGCTGTGACTGCCGGCTATACTGTGACCCAGAGGCATGTGCCTGTAGCCAAGCAGGGATTAAATGCCAG GTGGATCGAATGTCCTTTCCATGTGGCTGTTCCCGGGATGGTTGTGGAAACATGGCAGGGCGTATTGAATTTAATCCAATCCGAGTCCGGACTCATTACCTCCACACCATCATGAAATTGGAGCTGGAGAACAAGCGACAGGTGAACCGTCCGCCAGCTCCAGAAGAGGAGCTCCCACCAGTCCCCAGTGACCTACCAGGCTCTCAAGACTCAGAGACACAGGACTTTCAGGAGTTCATTGCTGAAAATGAGACTGCTGTGATGCATCTCCAGAGTGCTGAGGAGCTGGAGAGGCTTAAGGCAGAAGACTCCAATGGCTCCAGTGCCAGCCTGGACTCAAGTATTGAGAGCCTCGGTGTATGTATCTTAGAGGAGCCTCTTTCTGTTCCTGAAGAGCTCTGCCCAGGCCTTACTGCTCCCATCCTCATCCAAGCTCAACTTCCCCCGGGCTCTTCAGTCTTATGTTTTGCTGAGAATTCTGAGCACCCACCTGCCCCAACGGTGAATGAACCCTCTTACTTGAACAATGGCCCTGTGGTCTATTACCAGGTGGAGCAAAGGTCAGTCTTGGGAATAAAGGAGGAACCTAATTCAGAAGTATCTGAAATTCCCCCTCCATTTCCCATAGAAAAGGATTTGAGTGTCTTTTCTCTCCCTGCTACCTCATTGGTGGCCTGTAGCCCCACAGACCCAGATGCCCTCTGTAAACCAGAGGTGGGGAAAACACCCACTTCAGAATCCTTACTGCCAGAAAGCTGTAACCCTGAAGGGCCTGAATGTGATGATTTCCGTCCTACCTGGTCCCCACCAAACCTTCCATTCCATACAGACAGTGAGGAAGGCTGTGGGGTAGAGCAGGCCTCAGGTGCAGTCTGTGATCAGGATCAGCCTCCTAAGGACTCATCTCTGGCACTCCCTTTGCCAGTGTGA
- the LETMD1 gene encoding LETM1 domain-containing protein 1 isoform X1: MAVSRVYWRRFPAPGPLFSLRRRSPVWGPPRPARLHLSPRADIRSVVSFFVAKTKAAHEKYNRFLERRFPRFYVVYSLFTKGIQMILADAKKARRIRALMAQKKLLFHQLSYRDMEHLRQFRRDVTKCLFVGIISIPPFANYLVFLLMYLYPRQLLIQHFWTSEQQLEFLDDYHARRKKSHPEILYCLEKTIPLVSDTTLQQHLTLLCTKVQNGAQPGVNDLLPLKKCFSDYPLDLSHLSTPHTKALSRAMLLTPYLPSVLLRYRLNKHTTVLHQLDKALKRLGIGQLTTQEVKSACYLRGLNSTHLAEDWCRIWLEQWLQFSCSLRNAEMSLLLHAVVLLSTNYPGTRH; the protein is encoded by the exons ATGGCGGTGTCCAGGGTGTATTGGAGACGCTTCCCGGCCCCGGGACCCCTTTTCTCCCTGCGGCGCCGGAGCCCCGTTTGGGGGCCTCCCAG GCCGGCGCGGCTGCACCTCTCGCCCCGGGCGGACATCAGGAGCGTGGTCTCCTTCTTTGTGGCCAAGACCAAGGCGGCTCACGAGAAATACAACCGCTTCCTGGAGCGCCGCTTCCCGCGCTTCTACGTCGTCTATTCGCTCTTCACGAAAG GAATTCAGATGATTTTGGCCGATGCAAAAAAAGCTAGAAGAATAAGAGCACTTATGGCCCAGAAAAAACTGTTGTTTCATCAGCTTTCATACCGGGACATGGAACATTTGAGACAG TTTCGACGAGATGTCACCAAGTGTCTTTTCGTGGGCATCATTTCCATCCCACCCTTTGCCAACTACCTGGTCTTCCTGCTGAT GTACTTGTACCCCCGGCAACTGCTGATCCAGCATTTCTGGACCTCAGAGCAGCAGCTGGAATTCTTGGATGATTATCATGCTCGACGAAAGAAGTCCCATCCAGAGATCCTCTACTGCTTGGAAAAGACCATCCCTTTGGTCTCTGATACGACTCTCCAGCAGCATTTAACACTACTGTGCACTAAG GTTCAGAATGGTGCTCAACCAGGTGTAAATGACCTGCTCCCTTTGAAGAAGTGTTTTTCTGATTATCCCCTGGACCTGTCTCATCTTTCTACTCCACACACG AAAGCCTTGAGCCGGGCCATGCTTCTCACACCTTACCTCCCCTCTGTTTTGCTGAGATACCGTCTGAATAAACACACCACTGTGCTTCACCAGCTAGACAAAGCTTTGAAAAGACTGGGGATTGGCCAGCTGACTACTCAGGAAGTAAAATCG GCTTGTTATCTCCGTGGTCTGAATTCCACCCACCTTGCTGAAGACTGGTGCCGAATTTGGTTGGAACAATGGCTACAGTTTTCCTGTAGCCTGAGAA ATGCTGAGATGTCCCTCTTGCTGCATGCCGTGGTCTTACTTTCCACCAACTATCCTGGGACAAGACACTGA